In Harpia harpyja isolate bHarHar1 chromosome 22, bHarHar1 primary haplotype, whole genome shotgun sequence, a single genomic region encodes these proteins:
- the CDC16 gene encoding cell division cycle protein 16 homolog — protein sequence MNLERLRKRVRQYIDQQQYQSALFWADKVASLSHEEPQDIYWLAQCLYLTAQYHRAAHALRSRKLDKLYEACRYLAARCHYAAKEHQQALDILDMEEPINKRLFEKYLKDESGLKDSTTDWEMSQSSIKSSICLLRGKIYDALDNRTLATYSYKEALKLDVYCFEAFDLLTSHHMLTAQEEKELLESLPLSRQCTEEEQELLHFLFENKLKKYNKPSETLIPESVDGLQENLDVVVSLAERHYYNCDFKMCYKLTSVVMEKDPFHANCLPVHIGTLVELNKANELFYLSHKLVDLYPNNPVSWFAVGCYYLMVGHKNEHARRYLSKATTLERTYGPAWIAYGHSFAVESEHDQAMAAYFTAAQLMKGCHLPMLYIGLEYGLTNNSKLAERFFSQALSIAPEDPFVMHEVGVVAFQNGDWKTAEKWFLDALEKIKAIGNEVTVDKWEPLLNNLGHVCRKLKKYEEALEYHRQALVLIPQNASTYSAIGYIHSLMGNFESAIDYFHTALGLRRDDTFSVTMLGHCIEMYIGDSEAYIGTEIKDKLRCYDFDVHTMKTLKNIISPPWDFREFDIERQTLDESGIVTLETSHQRKSTDTSRPLEETFEIEMNESDMMLETSMSDHST from the exons CGGGTGCGGCAGTACATCGACCAG CAGCAGTATCAAAGTGCCCTGTTTTGGGCAGACAAAGTAGCTTCACTGTCTCATG agGAACCACAAGATATCTACTGGTTGGCCCAATGTCTTTACCTAACAGCTCAGTATCATAGGGCAGCACATGCCCTTCGATCGCGTAAGCTGGATAAG TTATATGAAGCGTGTCGCTACCTTGCAGCTAGGTGTCAT TATGCTGCAAAAGAACATCAACAGGCCCTGGATATTCTTGATATGGAAGAGCCAATCAACAAAAGACTTTTTGAAAAGTACTTGAAGGATGAAAGTGGATTGAAAGACTCTACCACAGACTGGGAGATGTCACAATCCTCT ATCAAGAGCTCTATATGCCTTTTGCGAGGGAAGATCTATGATGCTTTGGATAATAGAACCCTAGCAACATACAGCTACAAAGAGGCCTTGAAGCTTGATGTTTACTGCTTTGAAGCATTTGATCTTTTAACATCGCACCACATGCTGACGGCACAAGAAG AAAAAGAGCTTCTTGAATCTCTACCTCTTAGTAGACAATGTACAGAAGAAGAACAAGAATTGCTTCACTTTTTATTTGAGAATAAATTGAAAAAG TATAATAAACCCAGTGAAACACTGATTCCTGAATCAGTAGATGGTCTTCAGGAAAACCTGGATGTGGTAGTATCCTTAGCTGAAAGACATTACTATAACTGTGATTTCAAAATGTGTTACAAGCTTACTTCAGT agtgatGGAAAAAGATCctttccatgcaaattgtttaCCTGTGCATATAGGGACACTTGTGGAGCTTAATAAAGCGAATG AGCTTTTCTATCTTTCTCACAAACTGGTGGACTTGTACCCAAATAATCCT GTGTCATGGTTTGCAGTAGGATGCTACTATCTCATGGTTGGCCACAAAAATGAACATGCCAGAAGATATCtcag CAAAGCTACTACACTTGAGAGAACCTATGGGCCTGCGTGGATAGCATATGGACATTCATTTGCAGTTGAGAGTGAGCACGACCAAGCAATGGCTGCATACTTCACAGCTGCACAGCTCATGAAAGG atgtcaTTTGCCGATGCTCTATATTGGACTGGAATATGGTTTGACCAACAACTCCAAGTTAGCTGAAAGGTTTTTCAGCCAAGCTTTAAGCATTGCACCTGAAGATCCTTTTGTTATGCATGAAGTTGGAGTGGTTGCATTTCAAAATGGAGA ctggaaaactgcagaaaagtgGTTTCTTGATGCACTGGAAAAAATCAAAGCTATTGGAAATGAG GTAACAGTTGATAAATGGGAGCCTTTATTGAACAACTTAGGACACGTCTGCAGAAAACTCAA GAAATACGAGGAAGCACTGGAGTACCATCGCCAAGCTCTAGTACTAATTCCTCAAAATGCTTCTACTTACTCTGCCATTGGCTACATACATAGTCTAATGGGCAATTTTGAAAGCGCAATCGACTATTTTCATACG gcccTTGGCCTTAGGAGGGATGACACATTTTCAGTCACGATGCTTGGACATTGCATAGAAATGTATATTGGTGATTCTGAAGCCTACATTG GAACAGAGATCAAAGACAAATTAAGATGTTATGACTTTGATGTACacacaatgaaaacattaaagaacATAATTTCACCTCCCTGGGATTTCAGAGAATTCGACATAGAAAGACAAACTCTGGATGAAAGTGGCATAGTAACATTAGAGACATCACATCAAAGGAAAAGTACAGATACCAGTCGCCCACTGGAAGAAACATTTGAGATTGAAATGAATGAAAGTGATATGATGTTAGAAACATCAATGTCAGACCATAGTACGTGA